One genomic segment of Heptranchias perlo isolate sHepPer1 chromosome 3, sHepPer1.hap1, whole genome shotgun sequence includes these proteins:
- the znf516 gene encoding zinc finger protein 516 isoform X2, translating into MGTQEQAVEAEPCTVTVMLPPNKRLRNKPVAANQKDTELQEDMEAENLNALHNANCDGDDGDERKTEKFTCRICEKSFTFLSVLSVHMRTHTGEKPYKCPYCDHRASQKGNLKIHIRTHKMGDLSEGHEINLGEQRLKGVNTSESFDISTSSAKNTSSCYKTPNGITKADHGKIVLRRLKKEKEVLLSANDNAYTFQCSFCKGKFEKKDQLDQHVQLLHKSYKCRLCEYVTLREDELLSHIEKIHITVEMPKSEGESDRIEQPANEFTCETCNQTFTQSWFLKAHMKKHNGSFEYGCHVCGRRFKERWFLKNHMKVHGTKNGSKSKINKSESANLATINDVVQGDGMGIAFSQYKICMKCGYLFPSRESLNEHEKLHYRTPENCSEEQSKTIREVVISGNTPKDFFLRCLNLRPSVTLDTFASRLFAKGVAELDPVSSYQAWHLATKGKVAELTEYAKHSGLDEDLRDTDIAYDKEKGEYILVDAEKRKREQETHNNSYPKRRNRTNDASDKDSQSANGGNSGESNSGTDFRPASRHSKRPLQNKSTECFECGRVFRTYHQVVLHSRVHRKVRQSVREDGRVCQEVRRGSTSEADSTSTSRPSTPSSASAPEDALVPGLGEEGTDSSEEGAVMRSEKEAQARSERGTQTPLEGNVQAPVEEDTLMPSPGFGEKPCKCFHCDYTVTESPLLKCHMGCHHPTPQNESNEGIPDPSNSVNATLPDTAGAGVYPSRDATCYLDANGTTAASEEYSSNSETEAPMRQQKKELTGFNRIMENTLQSSLPSGCQNTSNSRMQLKSSESPQSDTSNQNILSVERPPQDADQVHTNDTNRNAAQDELPLDLTTTIFKNITCNDNFVLKGSPTLSPQNAMIVHFCQFCNHTTLYPEVLLMHQRVTHKLDLNAAAPKWLARNGLKATNRNLAGVTGSRRTGPPPVLDGKESSPMPTSGPVGTHPPCQSKSLTPKAAPLSSGIASKSLQPSQSRGSLPLAGTGSAGLGLDTSWCQRANNGHRQSGFTSELKVRPNTGLQHKMLQASNFENKFLNAHSAVLRYGMPMESITKYQDLFFQDDGVGCALSGNHCQPYPTKIQFGLQPECKVLPKGDQYTKHKATPLLQGECRSIGTNELAASGNCVRDGQMNLLMQHCSNPAGVSTSLHIVKQESPPEPGDISKHMDVFNMLTTYSPQDLSALYQSWGANSPFLDPTGILITQTRHGEYICGECGKCFSQPSHLRTHTRSHTGERPFQCRYCPYSASQKGNLKTHVQCVHRVPFDNTQYPDRRFRLSRGDDLYKAMEEQFDHFSSEHQVSGATALE; encoded by the exons ATGGGCACCCAGGAACAAGCAGTAGAGGCAGAGCCTTGCACAGTAACTGTGATGCTTCCCCCAAACAAGCGTTTGAGAAATAAGCCAGTTGCGGCGAATCAAAAGGACACGGAATTGCAGGAAGACATGGAGGCCGAAAACCTTAACGCACTACATAATGCCAATTGCGATGGCGACGATGGAGATGAGAGGAAGACTGAAAAATTCACCTGCCGCATTTGCGAAAAGAGCTTCACCTTTCtcagtgtgctgtcagtccataTGCGAACACATACTGGCGAAAAACCTTATAAATGTCCGTATTGTGACCACAGAGCTTCTCAGAAAGGGAATCTTAAAATACACATCCGGACCCACAAAATGGGAGACCTGAGTGAGGGGCACGAAATTAATTTGGGAGAGCAACGACTCAAAGGGGTCAACACTTCGGAGAGCTTTGATATATCTACTAGCTCAGCAAAGAATACCTCATCCTGCTATAAGACACCGAATGGAATTACAAAGGCAGATCATGGGAAGATCGTTCTAAGGAGGCTTAAGAAAGAGAAGGAAGTGCTGCTGAGTGCGAATGATAATGCTTACACATTCCAGTGTTCGTTCTGTAAAGGAAAATTTGAGAAGAAGGACCAACTGGATCAACATGTGCAACTATTGCACAAGTCTTACAAGTGCAGATTGTGCGAATACGTCACATTAAGAGAAGATGAGTTGCTGAGCCATATAGAAAAAATCCACATCACCGTCGAGATGCCAAAAAGCGAAGGCGAGAGTGACAGAATTGAACAGCCTGCCAATGAGTTCACGTGTGAAACGTGTAATCAGACTTTCACCCAGTCCTGGTTTTTGAAGGCCCATATGAAAAAACACAACGGCTCATTTGAATACGGTTGTCACGTATGTGGCCGTAGGTTCAAGGAACGCTGGTTTCTCAAAAACCACATGAAGGTACATGGCACGAAGAATGGAAGCAAAAGCAAAATCAATAAAAGTGAGTCTGCAAATTTAGCCACCATTAACGATGTGGTCCAGGGAGACGGAATGGGCATTGCGTTTTCACAGTATAAAATCTGCATGAAATGTGGCTACCTCTTCCCAAGTAGGGAAAGTTTAAATGAACACGAGAAACTACACTATAGAACACCTGAGAACTGTTCCGAAGAACAATCAAAGACTATAAGGGAGGTGGTAATTAGTGGAAACACACCAAAGGACTTTTTCCTTAGGTGCCTGAATTTGAGGCCGTCTGTGACACTGGATACTTTTGCGAGTCGCTTGTTTGCAAAGGGGGTAGCTGAACTGGATCCAGTTAGTAGCTACCAAGCTTGGCATCTAGCCACCAAAGGTAAAGTGGCAGAGCTCACTGAATATGCGAAACATAGTGGGTTGGATGAGGATCTACGAGATACAGATATCGCTTATGATAAAGAAAAAGGAGAATACATCCTCGTCGATGCTGAGAAGCGCAAACGGGAACAAGAAACGCATAACAACAGCTATCCAAAAAGGCGGAATAGGACAAATGATGCCTCGGATAAAGATAGTCAGTCGGCCAACGGTGGCAACTCTGGGGAGAGCAACAGTGGCACCGATTTCAGACCTGCATCTCGCCACAGCAAAAGGCCATTGCAGAATAAAAGTACAGAGTGCTTTGAATGCGGGAGGGTATTCAGGACTTATCATCAGGTGGTGCTCCATTCGAGAGTTCACAGAAAGGTCAGACAGAGTGTACGTGAGGATGGGCGGGTATGTCAAGAGGTTAGGCGTGGTTCCACGAGTGAAGCGGACTCTACTTCGACCAGCAGGCCCAGCACCCCGAGCTCAGCTTCAGCCCCAGAAGATGCACTGGTACCGGGGCTTGGGGAAGAAGGCACCGACAGCTCCGAAGAGGGTGCAGTGATGCGGTCGGAGAAGGAGGCACAAGCGCGATCAGAAAGGGGTACACAGACGCCATTGGAAGGGAATGTACAGGCGCCAGTGGAAGAAGACACACTGATGCCATCACCAGGTTTTG GAGAAAAGCCATGCAAATGTTTTCACTGTGACTACACAGTGACTGAGTCACCTCTACTGAAGTGCCACATGGGCTGCCATCACCCAACTCCTCAGAATGAATCTAATgagggcattccagatcccagCAACAGTGTTAATGCCACGTTACCTGatacagcaggagcaggagtctaTCCTTCTCGGGATGCCACTTGCTATTTGGATGCTAATGGGACCACAGCGGCCTCTGAAGAATACAGCTCGAATTCTGAAACGGAGGCACCAATGAGACAACAGAAAAAGGAGCTCACTGGATTTAACAGAATCATGGAAAATACCCTCCAGTCCAGCTTACCCTCAGGTTGTCAGAACACCTCAAACAGTAGAATGCAGTTAAAAAGTTCAGAGTCACCTCAGTCAGACACTTCAAATCAAAACATTCTAAGTGTAGAAAGGCCTCCGCAAGATGCAGATCAAGTGCACACCAATGATACTAACAGAAATGCAGCCCAAGATGAACTTCCTTTGGATTTGACcacaacaatttttaaaaacattacttgCAACGATAATTTCGTTCTGAAGGGTTCACCTACCTTATCACCACAGAATGCTATGATCGTGCATTTTTGCCAGTTTTGTAATCACACAACCCTTTACCCCGAGGTGCTCTTGATGCACCAACGTGTCACACACAAGTTGGACCTTAACGCAGCAGCTCCGAAATGGCTAGCCAGAAATGGGCTCAAAGCCACGAATCGCAACTTGGCTGGTGTTACTGGCAGTAGACGCACGGGGCCACCTCCTGTACTGGATGGTAAAGAGAGCTCGCCCATGCCCACCTCTGGACCTGTAGGTACCCACCCTCCATGTCAGAGCAAATCGCTGACACCGAAAGCTGCTCCTTTGTCCTCAGGGATCGCTAGCAAGTCACTTCAACCATCGCAGTCCAGAGGTTCCCTTCCTTTAGCAGGCACGGGGTCTGCAGGCTTAGGCCTAGATACTTCCTGGTGCCAGAGAGCAAACAACGGCCATAGGCAGTCTGGCTTTACTTCAGAACTAAAAGTGAGGCCAAATACAGGTTTACAGCACAAAATGTTACAGGCTAGTAATTTTGAAAACAAGTTTTTAAATGCACATTCTGCAGTTCTGAGATATGGCATGCCAATGGAGAGTATTACAAAATACCAAGATCTATTTTTTCAAGATGACGGTGTTGGTTGTGCGCTTTCTGGTAATCATTGCCAACCTTACCCAACGAAGATCCAATTCGGTCTACAGCCAGAATGCAAAGTCTTACCCAAAGGTGACCAATACACGAAGCATAAAGCCACTCCTCTGCTTCAAGGAGAGTGCAGGTCAATAGGTACAAATGAGCTGGCAGCATCAGGGAACTGTGTACGAGATGGGCAGATGAATCTATTGATGCAACATTGCTCCAATCCAGCGGGAGTCTCTACATCTTTACACATTGTCAAACAGGAGTCACCTCCAGAACCCGGAGACATTTCCAAGCACATGGACGTTTTTAACATGCTTACGACTTACAGTCCGCAAGACCTGTCAGCGCTGTACCAAAGCTGGGGTGCCAACAGTCCCTTTCTGGACCCGACAG
- the znf516 gene encoding zinc finger protein 516 isoform X1 produces MGTQEQAVEAEPCTVTVMLPPNKRLRNKPVAANQKDTELQEDMEAENLNALHNANCDGDDGDERKTEKFTCRICEKSFTFLSVLSVHMRTHTGEKPYKCPYCDHRASQKGNLKIHIRTHKMGDLSEGHEINLGEQRLKGVNTSESFDISTSSAKNTSSCYKTPNGITKADHGKIVLRRLKKEKEVLLSANDNAYTFQCSFCKGKFEKKDQLDQHVQLLHKSYKCRLCEYVTLREDELLSHIEKIHITVEMPKSEGESDRIEQPANEFTCETCNQTFTQSWFLKAHMKKHNGSFEYGCHVCGRRFKERWFLKNHMKVHGTKNGSKSKINKSESANLATINDVVQGDGMGIAFSQYKICMKCGYLFPSRESLNEHEKLHYRTPENCSEEQSKTIREVVISGNTPKDFFLRCLNLRPSVTLDTFASRLFAKGVAELDPVSSYQAWHLATKGKVAELTEYAKHSGLDEDLRDTDIAYDKEKGEYILVDAEKRKREQETHNNSYPKRRNRTNDASDKDSQSANGGNSGESNSGTDFRPASRHSKRPLQNKSTECFECGRVFRTYHQVVLHSRVHRKVRQSVREDGRVCQEVRRGSTSEADSTSTSRPSTPSSASAPEDALVPGLGEEGTDSSEEGAVMRSEKEAQARSERGTQTPLEGNVQAPVEEDTLMPSPGFGEKPCKCFHCDYTVTESPLLKCHMGCHHPTPQNESNEGIPDPSNSVNATLPDTAGAGVYPSRDATCYLDANGTTAASEEYSSNSETEAPMRQQKKELTGFNRIMENTLQSSLPSGCQNTSNSRMQLKSSESPQSDTSNQNILSVERPPQDADQVHTNDTNRNAAQDELPLDLTTTIFKNITCNDNFVLKGSPTLSPQNAMIVHFCQFCNHTTLYPEVLLMHQRVTHKLDLNAAAPKWLARNGLKATNRNLAGVTGSRRTGPPPVLDGKESSPMPTSGPVGTHPPCQSKSLTPKAAPLSSGIASKSLQPSQSRGSLPLAGTGSAGLGLDTSWCQRANNGHRQSGFTSELKVRPNTGLQHKMLQASNFENKFLNAHSAVLRYGMPMESITKYQDLFFQDDGVGCALSGNHCQPYPTKIQFGLQPECKVLPKGDQYTKHKATPLLQGECRSIGTNELAASGNCVRDGQMNLLMQHCSNPAGVSTSLHIVKQESPPEPGDISKHMDVFNMLTTYSPQDLSALYQSWGANSPFLDPTGILITQTRHGEYICGECGKCFSQPSHLRTHTRSHTVQKSFCGPQMVTGERPFQCRYCPYSASQKGNLKTHVQCVHRVPFDNTQYPDRRFRLSRGDDLYKAMEEQFDHFSSEHQVSGATALE; encoded by the exons ATGGGCACCCAGGAACAAGCAGTAGAGGCAGAGCCTTGCACAGTAACTGTGATGCTTCCCCCAAACAAGCGTTTGAGAAATAAGCCAGTTGCGGCGAATCAAAAGGACACGGAATTGCAGGAAGACATGGAGGCCGAAAACCTTAACGCACTACATAATGCCAATTGCGATGGCGACGATGGAGATGAGAGGAAGACTGAAAAATTCACCTGCCGCATTTGCGAAAAGAGCTTCACCTTTCtcagtgtgctgtcagtccataTGCGAACACATACTGGCGAAAAACCTTATAAATGTCCGTATTGTGACCACAGAGCTTCTCAGAAAGGGAATCTTAAAATACACATCCGGACCCACAAAATGGGAGACCTGAGTGAGGGGCACGAAATTAATTTGGGAGAGCAACGACTCAAAGGGGTCAACACTTCGGAGAGCTTTGATATATCTACTAGCTCAGCAAAGAATACCTCATCCTGCTATAAGACACCGAATGGAATTACAAAGGCAGATCATGGGAAGATCGTTCTAAGGAGGCTTAAGAAAGAGAAGGAAGTGCTGCTGAGTGCGAATGATAATGCTTACACATTCCAGTGTTCGTTCTGTAAAGGAAAATTTGAGAAGAAGGACCAACTGGATCAACATGTGCAACTATTGCACAAGTCTTACAAGTGCAGATTGTGCGAATACGTCACATTAAGAGAAGATGAGTTGCTGAGCCATATAGAAAAAATCCACATCACCGTCGAGATGCCAAAAAGCGAAGGCGAGAGTGACAGAATTGAACAGCCTGCCAATGAGTTCACGTGTGAAACGTGTAATCAGACTTTCACCCAGTCCTGGTTTTTGAAGGCCCATATGAAAAAACACAACGGCTCATTTGAATACGGTTGTCACGTATGTGGCCGTAGGTTCAAGGAACGCTGGTTTCTCAAAAACCACATGAAGGTACATGGCACGAAGAATGGAAGCAAAAGCAAAATCAATAAAAGTGAGTCTGCAAATTTAGCCACCATTAACGATGTGGTCCAGGGAGACGGAATGGGCATTGCGTTTTCACAGTATAAAATCTGCATGAAATGTGGCTACCTCTTCCCAAGTAGGGAAAGTTTAAATGAACACGAGAAACTACACTATAGAACACCTGAGAACTGTTCCGAAGAACAATCAAAGACTATAAGGGAGGTGGTAATTAGTGGAAACACACCAAAGGACTTTTTCCTTAGGTGCCTGAATTTGAGGCCGTCTGTGACACTGGATACTTTTGCGAGTCGCTTGTTTGCAAAGGGGGTAGCTGAACTGGATCCAGTTAGTAGCTACCAAGCTTGGCATCTAGCCACCAAAGGTAAAGTGGCAGAGCTCACTGAATATGCGAAACATAGTGGGTTGGATGAGGATCTACGAGATACAGATATCGCTTATGATAAAGAAAAAGGAGAATACATCCTCGTCGATGCTGAGAAGCGCAAACGGGAACAAGAAACGCATAACAACAGCTATCCAAAAAGGCGGAATAGGACAAATGATGCCTCGGATAAAGATAGTCAGTCGGCCAACGGTGGCAACTCTGGGGAGAGCAACAGTGGCACCGATTTCAGACCTGCATCTCGCCACAGCAAAAGGCCATTGCAGAATAAAAGTACAGAGTGCTTTGAATGCGGGAGGGTATTCAGGACTTATCATCAGGTGGTGCTCCATTCGAGAGTTCACAGAAAGGTCAGACAGAGTGTACGTGAGGATGGGCGGGTATGTCAAGAGGTTAGGCGTGGTTCCACGAGTGAAGCGGACTCTACTTCGACCAGCAGGCCCAGCACCCCGAGCTCAGCTTCAGCCCCAGAAGATGCACTGGTACCGGGGCTTGGGGAAGAAGGCACCGACAGCTCCGAAGAGGGTGCAGTGATGCGGTCGGAGAAGGAGGCACAAGCGCGATCAGAAAGGGGTACACAGACGCCATTGGAAGGGAATGTACAGGCGCCAGTGGAAGAAGACACACTGATGCCATCACCAGGTTTTG GAGAAAAGCCATGCAAATGTTTTCACTGTGACTACACAGTGACTGAGTCACCTCTACTGAAGTGCCACATGGGCTGCCATCACCCAACTCCTCAGAATGAATCTAATgagggcattccagatcccagCAACAGTGTTAATGCCACGTTACCTGatacagcaggagcaggagtctaTCCTTCTCGGGATGCCACTTGCTATTTGGATGCTAATGGGACCACAGCGGCCTCTGAAGAATACAGCTCGAATTCTGAAACGGAGGCACCAATGAGACAACAGAAAAAGGAGCTCACTGGATTTAACAGAATCATGGAAAATACCCTCCAGTCCAGCTTACCCTCAGGTTGTCAGAACACCTCAAACAGTAGAATGCAGTTAAAAAGTTCAGAGTCACCTCAGTCAGACACTTCAAATCAAAACATTCTAAGTGTAGAAAGGCCTCCGCAAGATGCAGATCAAGTGCACACCAATGATACTAACAGAAATGCAGCCCAAGATGAACTTCCTTTGGATTTGACcacaacaatttttaaaaacattacttgCAACGATAATTTCGTTCTGAAGGGTTCACCTACCTTATCACCACAGAATGCTATGATCGTGCATTTTTGCCAGTTTTGTAATCACACAACCCTTTACCCCGAGGTGCTCTTGATGCACCAACGTGTCACACACAAGTTGGACCTTAACGCAGCAGCTCCGAAATGGCTAGCCAGAAATGGGCTCAAAGCCACGAATCGCAACTTGGCTGGTGTTACTGGCAGTAGACGCACGGGGCCACCTCCTGTACTGGATGGTAAAGAGAGCTCGCCCATGCCCACCTCTGGACCTGTAGGTACCCACCCTCCATGTCAGAGCAAATCGCTGACACCGAAAGCTGCTCCTTTGTCCTCAGGGATCGCTAGCAAGTCACTTCAACCATCGCAGTCCAGAGGTTCCCTTCCTTTAGCAGGCACGGGGTCTGCAGGCTTAGGCCTAGATACTTCCTGGTGCCAGAGAGCAAACAACGGCCATAGGCAGTCTGGCTTTACTTCAGAACTAAAAGTGAGGCCAAATACAGGTTTACAGCACAAAATGTTACAGGCTAGTAATTTTGAAAACAAGTTTTTAAATGCACATTCTGCAGTTCTGAGATATGGCATGCCAATGGAGAGTATTACAAAATACCAAGATCTATTTTTTCAAGATGACGGTGTTGGTTGTGCGCTTTCTGGTAATCATTGCCAACCTTACCCAACGAAGATCCAATTCGGTCTACAGCCAGAATGCAAAGTCTTACCCAAAGGTGACCAATACACGAAGCATAAAGCCACTCCTCTGCTTCAAGGAGAGTGCAGGTCAATAGGTACAAATGAGCTGGCAGCATCAGGGAACTGTGTACGAGATGGGCAGATGAATCTATTGATGCAACATTGCTCCAATCCAGCGGGAGTCTCTACATCTTTACACATTGTCAAACAGGAGTCACCTCCAGAACCCGGAGACATTTCCAAGCACATGGACGTTTTTAACATGCTTACGACTTACAGTCCGCAAGACCTGTCAGCGCTGTACCAAAGCTGGGGTGCCAACAGTCCCTTTCTGGACCCGACAG